CACAGATTGAGATCGACCTCCCGCTCGGCCACAGCCCAATCCTTCTCCACGAACAAGCGGTGCTCAGACCAACCCACGTTGTTGACAAGAACGTCGGGAACACCGAACTTCTCGACCGCCGTCTCCACCAACCGATCTGCATCGTCACGGTTTGTGACGTCGCACTGGACAGCGATCGCGTTCCCGCTTCCACGACTGTCGACTAGTCGCGCTAGGGTCTCTGCCGCTTCTAAGTCAATGTCAGCGATGACGACATTCGCACCCTCTGCGGCGAACTGGAGCACCGCGGCCCGTCCAATGTTGGACGCACCCCCGGTGACAATTACGCACCTGTTCTCCAGGTCAAGTTGCATATCAGACGCCCTTCTCGTTGAACGCCACAACGCCTGCAGTAGCGTCCGGGTAGCAGCTGAAATACTCTTGAACGGTCAACCGCTCAAGATCCAACGCGTCCCGCAACGGAAGCTCGACGCCGCGGGCGGCAACGCGTTTCGTCATACCGAGTCCGGTCCGGCTTTTGGGCCGAAGCTGGCTCAACAGCTCTTCCAAGCCCGCATCCAGATGCTCTCGTGGGTAGCTTCGGAGCGCGATGCCATATGCCACTGATTCTGGACCGTTGAGTCGGCGACCTGTGTACAGCAGTTCCAGTGCGGGCTGCATGCCTACGCGCCTAGGCAAACGTTGCGTACCGCCAGCGCCTGGGATCAGGAACCTGTTGGCATGTTGGTCACCGATGGACGAGTCGTCCGTGCAGATGATCAGATCACAA
The Diaminobutyricimonas sp. LJ205 genome window above contains:
- a CDS encoding enoyl-CoA hydratase/isomerase family protein; protein product: MTQTNVSESNQAVLLDIRDRVAHITLNRPHAMNAINWDFMDDLSGALDVAKEDSSVVAVVVRGAGGRAFSAGGDLKALHEENMMEDAGRHLAFTAAMRDLFLKVENLELPTIAVIDGYALAGGLELALCCDLIICTDDSSIGDQHANRFLIPGAGGTQRLPRRVGMQPALELLYTGRRLNGPESVAYGIALRSYPREHLDAGLEELLSQLRPKSRTGLGMTKRVAARGVELPLRDALDLERLTVQEYFSCYPDATAGVVAFNEKGV